One Oryza glaberrima chromosome 10, OglaRS2, whole genome shotgun sequence DNA segment encodes these proteins:
- the LOC127786119 gene encoding barley B recombinant-like protein A isoform X1 gives MDDDASMSIRWGGFFESPARNLGLQLMSSVPADRDTKQLLSGSPFLHHQHQQQHVPHHHHQPHHPRDCGANGNANGGAMPPPPATEAPPSMPMNFVRSDMWMHPQQQQQHHHPREHKVLHNLTVGHGSSHIAHHDPVGYGMIPGTHTLQMMQQQTEPQPQPPPPPQQPKEECISSPLIEENVPVIDEPPPPKKRQQGRQPKVPRAKKPKKSAAPREDGAPPNAPAPRRRGPRKNIGMVINGIDLDLSRIPTPVCSCTGAPQQCYRWGAGGWQSACCTTTISTYPLPMSTKRRGARIAGRKMSHGAFKKVLEKLAGEGYNLNNPIDLKTFWAKHGTNKFVTIR, from the coding sequence atggacgACGACGCCAGCATGAGCATAAGATGGGGGGGATTCTTCGAGTCGCCGGCGAGGAACCTCGGCCTGCAGCTCATGTCATCGGTGCCTGCTGACCGTGACACCAAGCAGCTGCTCTCTGGTAGCCCCTTCCTGcatcatcagcatcagcagcagcatgtcccgcaccaccaccatcagCCCCATCACCCGCGTGACTGCGGCGCCAATGGCAATGCCAATGGTGGTGCtatgcctcctcctcctgccacggAGGCTCCCCCTTCAATGCCGATGAACTTCGTGCGCAGTGACATGTGGATGCAcccacaacagcagcagcaacatcatCATCCCCGCGAGCACAAGGTTCTTCACAATCTCACTGTTGGCCATGGTTCTTCGCACATTGCGCATCATGACCCAGTGGGCTATGGGATGATCCCCGGTACGCATACCCTGCAGATGATGCAGCAGCAAACAGAGCCTCAACCGCAACCCCCACCACCGCCTCAGCAGCCAAAAGAGGAATGCATTTCCTCGCCATTGATCGAGGAAAATGTACCTGTTATTGATGAGCCACCACCTCCTAAGAAGCGGCAGCAGGGCCGCCAACCCAAGGTACCAAGGGCTAAGAAGCCCAAGAAGTCTGCTGCTCCTCGTGAGGATGGCGCACCACCCAATGCGCCAGCACCACGGAGAAGGGGTCCCAGGAAGAATATAGGGATGGTAATTAATGGTATTGATTTGGACCTCTCAAGGATACCAACGCCTGTTTGTTCTTGCACGGGCGCACCACAGCAGTGCTATCGGTGGGGTGCAGGTGGTTGGCAATCTGCGTGCTGCACAACCACCATCTCAACGTACCCACTGCCAATGAGTACGAAGCGCCGTGGTGCACGAATCGCAGGCAGGAAGATGAGCCATGGTGCGTTCAAGAAAGTACTTGAGAAGCTTGCTGGTGAAGGTTATAATCTTAATAATCCGATTGACCTGAAGACCTTCTGGGCGAAGCATGGAACAAACAAGTTTGTTACCATAAGGTAA
- the LOC127786119 gene encoding barley B recombinant-like protein A isoform X2 produces MDDDASMSIRWGGFFESPARNLGLQLMSSVPADRDTKQLLSGSPFLHHQHQQQHVPHHHHQPHHPRDCGANGNANGGAMPPPPATEAPPSMPMNFVRSDMWMHPQQQQQHHHPREHKMMQQQTEPQPQPPPPPQQPKEECISSPLIEENVPVIDEPPPPKKRQQGRQPKVPRAKKPKKSAAPREDGAPPNAPAPRRRGPRKNIGMVINGIDLDLSRIPTPVCSCTGAPQQCYRWGAGGWQSACCTTTISTYPLPMSTKRRGARIAGRKMSHGAFKKVLEKLAGEGYNLNNPIDLKTFWAKHGTNKFVTIR; encoded by the exons atggacgACGACGCCAGCATGAGCATAAGATGGGGGGGATTCTTCGAGTCGCCGGCGAGGAACCTCGGCCTGCAGCTCATGTCATCGGTGCCTGCTGACCGTGACACCAAGCAGCTGCTCTCTGGTAGCCCCTTCCTGcatcatcagcatcagcagcagcatgtcccgcaccaccaccatcagCCCCATCACCCGCGTGACTGCGGCGCCAATGGCAATGCCAATGGTGGTGCtatgcctcctcctcctgccacggAGGCTCCCCCTTCAATGCCGATGAACTTCGTGCGCAGTGACATGTGGATGCAcccacaacagcagcagcaacatcatCATCCCCGCGAGCACAAG ATGATGCAGCAGCAAACAGAGCCTCAACCGCAACCCCCACCACCGCCTCAGCAGCCAAAAGAGGAATGCATTTCCTCGCCATTGATCGAGGAAAATGTACCTGTTATTGATGAGCCACCACCTCCTAAGAAGCGGCAGCAGGGCCGCCAACCCAAGGTACCAAGGGCTAAGAAGCCCAAGAAGTCTGCTGCTCCTCGTGAGGATGGCGCACCACCCAATGCGCCAGCACCACGGAGAAGGGGTCCCAGGAAGAATATAGGGATGGTAATTAATGGTATTGATTTGGACCTCTCAAGGATACCAACGCCTGTTTGTTCTTGCACGGGCGCACCACAGCAGTGCTATCGGTGGGGTGCAGGTGGTTGGCAATCTGCGTGCTGCACAACCACCATCTCAACGTACCCACTGCCAATGAGTACGAAGCGCCGTGGTGCACGAATCGCAGGCAGGAAGATGAGCCATGGTGCGTTCAAGAAAGTACTTGAGAAGCTTGCTGGTGAAGGTTATAATCTTAATAATCCGATTGACCTGAAGACCTTCTGGGCGAAGCATGGAACAAACAAGTTTGTTACCATAAGGTAA